One window from the genome of Thermomicrobiales bacterium encodes:
- a CDS encoding arsinothricin resistance N-acetyltransferase ArsN1 → MSDVDSTSSQVTIRPATRDDAAAIAEIYNQGILGRMATFETTPRTPDDIRGSLESSAGRYPYLVATIDDQVAGWASVSAYRPRECYAGIGEFSIYIHADHRGKGVGKVLLPALIAAAEAAGFWKLLSRVFLFNTGSRKLCAACGFREVGIYEKHAQLDGKWLDVVIIEHLIPANQLE, encoded by the coding sequence ATGTCGGACGTCGACAGCACCAGTTCGCAGGTCACTATCCGCCCGGCAACACGCGACGACGCAGCCGCCATCGCCGAGATCTACAACCAGGGCATTCTCGGTCGCATGGCGACGTTCGAGACGACGCCGCGGACGCCTGATGATATCCGGGGTTCTCTCGAATCGAGCGCCGGTCGCTACCCGTATCTGGTAGCAACCATCGACGATCAGGTCGCCGGATGGGCTAGCGTCTCAGCCTACCGCCCACGCGAATGCTACGCCGGTATCGGCGAATTCTCGATCTACATCCACGCCGACCACCGCGGCAAGGGTGTTGGCAAGGTGCTGCTGCCGGCACTGATCGCTGCCGCCGAAGCAGCCGGATTCTGGAAGCTGCTGTCGCGCGTGTTCCTGTTCAACACTGGCAGCCGGAAGCTCTGCGCGGCCTGTGGCTTTCGCGAGGTCGGGATCTACGAGAAGCACGCGCAACTGGATGGCAAATGGCTCGATGTCGTCATCATCGAGCACCTGATCCCAGCGAACCAACTCGAGTAA
- a CDS encoding energy-coupling factor ABC transporter ATP-binding protein translates to MLDSKTDIAERVNGPSTGRAIDVTNLSYTYPNGFEALRSVSLTIHEGERVALMGPNGAGKSTLLMHLNGVLTGQGSIEITGIPLDESSVRQIRALVGFVFQNPDDQLFSPTVFDDIAYGPLYMGLAKDEIRRRVVAALAAVDMVGFEERMPHHLSLGQRKRISVATVLAMDPRILVLDEPSAGLDPRARKSLIELLRALPQTLIASTHDMRLVRDLFDRAVIMQDGRIVVDAPTSEVISDEALLDQYGLELP, encoded by the coding sequence TTGCTCGACTCTAAGACTGACATCGCCGAGCGGGTCAACGGTCCATCCACCGGTCGCGCTATAGATGTCACCAACCTTAGCTACACCTACCCCAACGGGTTTGAGGCGCTGCGCAGCGTTAGTCTGACGATCCACGAAGGCGAGCGCGTGGCTCTGATGGGTCCGAACGGGGCCGGCAAATCGACGTTGCTGATGCATCTGAATGGCGTCCTGACCGGCCAGGGCAGCATCGAAATCACCGGCATTCCACTCGACGAATCGTCTGTTCGGCAAATCAGAGCGCTCGTCGGATTCGTGTTTCAGAACCCGGACGACCAGCTCTTCTCGCCGACCGTCTTCGACGACATCGCCTATGGCCCGCTCTACATGGGGCTTGCGAAGGACGAGATTCGTCGTCGCGTGGTCGCCGCGCTGGCGGCGGTTGACATGGTCGGCTTCGAGGAGCGCATGCCGCACCACCTCTCGCTTGGGCAGCGTAAGCGCATAAGCGTCGCGACGGTGCTGGCGATGGACCCGCGCATCCTCGTCCTCGACGAACCTTCGGCGGGCCTCGACCCGCGCGCCCGCAAGAGCCTGATTGAGCTGTTGCGTGCCCTGCCGCAGACGCTGATCGCATCCACGCACGACATGCGCCTCGTCCGCGACCTGTTCGACCGCGCCGTTATCATGCAGGACGGTCGCATCGTCGTCGACGCGCCGACAAGCGAGGTCATCTCCGACGAAGCATTGCTGGACCAATACGGCCTGGAGCTGCCGTAA
- a CDS encoding PDGLE domain-containing protein, translated as MTARKGWIALIASGVGLALIITLFSPFASGSPDGLERVAEDKDFLHHAQGPSFEIIPDYAVPGIDNERVATILSGIIGVLIVAVIGLAVGFGLKRLAASRAEQTHTTDTTTSAPPG; from the coding sequence ATGACCGCACGCAAAGGCTGGATCGCGCTCATCGCTTCCGGTGTTGGCCTGGCGCTGATCATCACATTGTTCAGCCCGTTCGCATCGGGCAGCCCGGATGGGCTGGAGCGCGTCGCGGAGGATAAGGACTTTCTGCATCACGCCCAAGGCCCATCGTTTGAGATCATCCCCGATTACGCTGTGCCGGGGATCGACAACGAGCGCGTGGCGACGATTCTGTCCGGCATCATCGGCGTCCTGATCGTCGCGGTGATTGGCCTGGCCGTCGGATTCGGGCTCAAGCGTCTGGCGGCGTCGCGCGCCGAGCAGACCCACACGACTGACACAACGACATCCGCACCGCCGGGATGA
- the cbiQ gene encoding cobalt ECF transporter T component CbiQ: MTAFLPGERFHHGEGLLYRTDARVKLLVVVAFAFAVTAIPEGRWRAFVAFALFVAVAIAISRLPLWLVLRRSLLALPFVLAAVPLIFTRAGDTVATLPVLGWTISDTGLIAVASILLKSWLAVLMAVVLTSTTRPLDLIRALERLHVPRILASTVFFMYRYLFVIGGEGQRMMRARESRSALMPDVRGGGTIAWRARVLGTMVGTLFIHSFSRSERIYAAMLARGYDGTVRFIEESSLSRTDRILGAIAFIALGGLVLVARL; the protein is encoded by the coding sequence TTGACCGCATTTCTCCCAGGCGAGCGTTTTCACCACGGTGAGGGCCTGCTGTACCGCACCGATGCGCGCGTCAAGTTGCTCGTTGTTGTCGCCTTCGCGTTTGCCGTGACGGCGATTCCGGAAGGGCGCTGGCGCGCGTTCGTCGCCTTCGCGCTGTTTGTAGCGGTGGCGATCGCGATCAGCAGGCTGCCGCTCTGGCTGGTATTGCGCCGCTCTCTGCTGGCGCTGCCGTTCGTTCTGGCTGCGGTGCCGCTTATCTTCACCCGCGCCGGTGACACAGTTGCGACCCTGCCGGTGCTGGGTTGGACGATCTCTGACACCGGTCTGATCGCCGTCGCCAGCATCCTGCTGAAGTCATGGCTGGCTGTGCTGATGGCCGTTGTGCTGACCTCCACAACTCGTCCACTCGATCTGATCCGTGCGCTGGAGCGGCTGCATGTGCCGCGCATACTCGCCTCGACCGTCTTCTTCATGTATCGCTATCTCTTCGTCATCGGCGGGGAGGGCCAGCGGATGATGCGCGCCCGCGAGTCTCGCAGCGCGCTGATGCCGGACGTGAGAGGCGGCGGGACGATCGCCTGGCGTGCGCGCGTTCTTGGCACAATGGTCGGCACGCTATTTATCCACAGCTTTTCGCGCAGCGAGCGGATCTATGCGGCGATGCTGGCGCGGGGCTACGATGGCACCGTGCGGTTCATTGAGGAGTCGTCGCTCAGCCGTACCGATCGGATACTTGGCGCGATAGCGTTCATTGCACTCGGAGGGCTGGTACTCGTTGCTCGACTCTAA
- a CDS encoding energy-coupling factor ABC transporter permease, which produces MTIPLLPIYMHIPDGFLSVPVATVMYVITAIIIGAAVRQTNRHLKESTAPLMGVLAAFIFAAQMMNFPVAGGTSGHMLGGALAAILVGPWAAVLIMTTVIGVQALIFQDGGLAALGANIFNMGILTAFTGYAIYRTVVSVLRGTRASMLVGSFAAAWISVMLAALMTSAQLAISDTSPWSVVLPAMLGVHVLIGIGEGLITAGAVGLVLSARPDLLRSATSAVTQKLSSSGYSGESAS; this is translated from the coding sequence ATGACGATACCGTTGCTCCCGATATATATGCACATTCCGGACGGATTCCTCAGCGTGCCGGTTGCGACGGTGATGTACGTCATCACGGCGATCATCATTGGCGCTGCGGTGCGTCAGACGAACCGACACCTCAAGGAGAGCACGGCTCCGCTGATGGGTGTGCTGGCGGCGTTCATCTTCGCCGCCCAGATGATGAACTTCCCGGTTGCCGGTGGTACCAGCGGGCACATGCTCGGTGGGGCGCTGGCAGCCATCCTCGTCGGTCCGTGGGCAGCAGTCCTGATTATGACGACCGTCATCGGCGTGCAGGCGTTGATCTTTCAGGATGGCGGTCTCGCTGCGCTCGGTGCCAACATCTTCAACATGGGCATCCTGACAGCGTTCACCGGCTATGCGATCTATCGAACAGTCGTCAGTGTCTTGCGCGGAACCCGCGCCAGTATGCTGGTCGGCTCGTTCGCAGCGGCGTGGATCTCGGTCATGCTGGCTGCGTTGATGACCTCGGCCCAACTGGCGATCTCCGACACCTCGCCGTGGAGCGTCGTCCTGCCGGCCATGCTCGGCGTCCACGTTCTGATCGGCATCGGTGAGGGATTGATCACTGCCGGCGCGGTCGGCCTGGTCCTGTCGGCACGGCCCGACCTGCTGCGCTCGGCGACGAGCGCTGTGACACAGAAACTATCGAGTTCCGGCTATTCCGGGGAGAGTGCCTCATGA
- a CDS encoding RNA polymerase sigma factor, whose protein sequence is MTGNDDPDAQQIGMRQSQSLESANAADVSELELEGALVAAAKRDPREFGALYERYVDRIYRYAYRRVGTHHEAEDITAQTFQQALQALPGYEWRGLPFGAWLFRIAGNIINRRGRTSGREVPVEDVTVFSSYEELDDDPVDRVWAV, encoded by the coding sequence TTGACCGGAAACGACGACCCGGACGCTCAGCAGATCGGGATGCGCCAGTCGCAGTCGCTGGAGTCAGCGAATGCGGCAGACGTCTCGGAATTAGAGCTCGAAGGAGCGTTGGTCGCTGCTGCAAAGCGTGACCCGCGGGAGTTCGGTGCGCTCTACGAACGATATGTAGACCGGATTTACCGGTATGCGTACCGACGTGTTGGAACCCATCACGAAGCGGAGGACATCACGGCCCAGACATTCCAGCAGGCGCTGCAGGCGCTTCCCGGTTACGAATGGCGCGGGCTGCCCTTTGGCGCATGGCTGTTTCGCATTGCCGGAAACATCATCAATCGTCGCGGTCGAACGAGTGGCCGCGAGGTGCCGGTTGAGGACGTCACCGTGTTCAGTAGTTATGAAGAACTGGATGATGATCCGGTCGACCGCGTCTGGGCGGTCTGA